In Liquorilactobacillus nagelii DSM 13675, the following proteins share a genomic window:
- the mscL gene encoding large-conductance mechanosensitive channel protein MscL: protein MIKEFKEFISRGNVIDLAVGVIIGSAFTAIVKSLVNYLINPFIGLFIGGIDFSDWVFKVGDATFKFGSFLNSVINFLIIAFVVFLIVKLVNKLTPKKEVAPVVVAPEVKLLEEIRDLLKEKK, encoded by the coding sequence TTGATAAAAGAATTCAAAGAGTTCATTTCACGTGGAAATGTTATTGATTTAGCTGTTGGGGTAATTATTGGGAGTGCTTTTACAGCGATTGTCAAATCATTAGTTAATTATTTGATTAATCCGTTTATTGGTCTATTTATTGGCGGAATTGATTTTTCGGACTGGGTTTTTAAAGTTGGTGATGCAACTTTTAAATTTGGAAGTTTTTTGAATTCAGTTATTAACTTCTTAATTATTGCCTTTGTTGTTTTCTTAATTGTTAAATTAGTCAACAAGCTTACTCCTAAAAAAGAAGTAGCTCCGGTGGTTGTTGCACCCGAGGTTAAATTGTTAGAAGAAATTCGTGACTTGCTCAAGGAAAAAAAATAG